One Polaribacter sp. KT25b DNA segment encodes these proteins:
- the gndA gene encoding NADP-dependent phosphogluconate dehydrogenase, with protein MIKTKAKIIFIMGVSGVGKSTIGSLLSEKLNIPFFDGDDFHPEENILKMSKGEPLNDDDRLGWLQTLNKLAIEQLVNKGCVIVCSALKEKYRDILNTDIKERAEWVFLNGSFEQIKQRINDRKGHFMSSDLLKSQFDILEAPKNAIEIDINLSPNNIVEMISKEILKKSEFGLFGLGVMGKSLSRNLANKGFNISLFNRHVEGVEEDVAKKFKNEFKELSSSLAFDNIESFVNSLQKPRKIMLMVNAGKIVDYVIEDLLPFLDAGDILIDGGNSNYNKTKERFHYLKSKNIHFVGTGVSGGEEGALKGPSIMPGCDKDVYKDIQPFLEAIAAKDANNLPCCTHIGTEGSGHFVKMVHNGIEYAEMQLLAEVYVMLKALGNNPDQIATILESWKASTNSYLLEITIDILRKKEGDDWLVNKIMDKAGNKGTGNWTTISTAELGVPSTMIASALFARYTSFYKEERITASENFEKNTTSNLNLTTDDILKAYQFARIINHYQGFKLIQEASKSYSWNLNLSELARIWTGGCIIKSDLMVEFVDIFKTTDNLLTNKIIIKKIKLLKPSIKKVVSEGILNELAIPTFSEAINFLNSFAVADSSANLIQAQRDYFGAHTYQRKDDNSKKFYHTDWINN; from the coding sequence ATGATTAAAACGAAAGCTAAAATTATCTTTATTATGGGGGTTTCTGGAGTGGGAAAAAGCACCATAGGAAGCTTATTATCAGAAAAATTAAATATTCCTTTTTTTGATGGAGATGATTTTCATCCGGAAGAAAATATTTTAAAAATGTCTAAAGGAGAGCCTTTAAATGATGATGATAGATTGGGTTGGTTGCAAACGCTAAACAAATTAGCGATAGAACAATTGGTAAATAAAGGTTGTGTTATTGTTTGTTCGGCATTAAAAGAAAAATACCGCGACATTTTAAATACGGATATAAAAGAGCGCGCAGAATGGGTTTTCCTAAATGGTTCTTTCGAACAAATTAAGCAAAGAATTAACGATCGTAAAGGGCATTTTATGAGTTCTGACTTGTTAAAATCTCAATTTGACATTTTAGAAGCACCAAAAAACGCTATTGAAATAGATATAAATTTATCACCTAATAATATTGTAGAAATGATTAGTAAGGAAATCTTAAAAAAATCTGAATTTGGTTTATTCGGATTAGGAGTTATGGGTAAAAGCCTTAGTAGAAACCTAGCAAATAAAGGATTTAACATTTCTTTATTTAACAGACATGTTGAAGGTGTAGAAGAAGATGTAGCGAAAAAATTTAAGAATGAATTTAAAGAATTATCATCAAGTCTTGCTTTTGATAATATAGAATCTTTTGTGAATTCTCTACAAAAACCAAGAAAAATCATGTTAATGGTGAATGCTGGTAAAATTGTAGATTATGTTATTGAAGATCTTTTGCCATTTTTAGATGCTGGAGATATTTTAATTGATGGAGGGAACTCAAACTATAATAAAACAAAAGAACGATTTCATTATTTAAAATCTAAAAATATTCATTTTGTTGGCACTGGAGTTTCTGGTGGCGAAGAAGGCGCTTTAAAAGGACCGTCAATTATGCCTGGTTGTGATAAAGATGTTTATAAAGATATTCAGCCTTTTTTAGAAGCGATTGCAGCTAAAGATGCTAATAATTTGCCTTGTTGTACTCACATAGGAACTGAAGGAAGTGGTCATTTTGTAAAAATGGTGCACAATGGAATTGAGTATGCAGAAATGCAATTACTTGCTGAGGTTTATGTAATGTTAAAAGCTTTAGGAAATAATCCAGACCAAATTGCCACTATTTTAGAATCTTGGAAAGCATCAACAAACAGTTATTTATTAGAAATTACGATTGATATTTTAAGAAAAAAAGAAGGTGATGATTGGTTAGTGAACAAAATAATGGACAAAGCAGGAAATAAAGGAACGGGAAACTGGACAACTATTTCGACTGCTGAATTAGGAGTGCCAAGTACCATGATAGCTTCTGCATTATTTGCTCGTTATACTTCATTTTATAAAGAAGAACGAATTACTGCAAGTGAAAATTTTGAAAAAAATACTACTTCTAATCTAAATCTTACTACGGATGATATTCTAAAAGCATATCAATTTGCTAGAATTATAAATCATTATCAAGGTTTTAAATTAATTCAAGAGGCTTCTAAAAGTTATAGTTGGAATTTGAATTTAAGCGAATTAGCTAGAATCTGGACAGGTGGTTGTATTATTAAATCTGATTTGATGGTAGAGTTTGTTGACATCTTTAAAACAACAGATAATTTGTTAACCAATAAAATAATAATTAAAAAAATAAAATTATTAAAACCAAGTATTAAAAAAGTGGTTTCTGAAGGTATTTTAAATGAATTAGCAATTCCTACTTTTAGTGAAGCTATTAATTTTTTAAACAGTTTTGCAGTCGCAGATTCATCAGCAAACTTAATACAAGCTCAACGCGATTATTTTGGTGCACATACGTATCAAAGAAAAGATGATAATTCAAAGAAATTTTATCATACAGATTGGATAAATAACTAA
- a CDS encoding dCMP deaminase family protein has translation MTEKKQLKYDKAYLKMALEWGKLSHCKRKQVGALIVKDRMIISDGFNGTPTGFNNCCEDEEGITKWEVLHAEANAILKVASSTQSAKNATLYITLSPCTQCSKLIHQAGIKRVVYAKAYRDNAGLEFLEKAGVEIKYLPYE, from the coding sequence ATGACAGAAAAAAAGCAATTAAAATACGATAAAGCTTATTTAAAAATGGCTTTAGAATGGGGTAAATTATCGCATTGTAAACGCAAACAAGTTGGTGCGTTAATTGTAAAAGATAGAATGATTATTTCTGATGGTTTTAACGGAACACCAACAGGTTTTAATAATTGTTGTGAAGATGAAGAAGGAATTACAAAATGGGAAGTTTTACACGCAGAAGCAAACGCAATTTTAAAAGTTGCTTCTTCTACACAATCTGCTAAAAACGCAACTTTATATATAACATTATCGCCTTGCACACAATGCAGCAAATTAATACATCAAGCAGGTATAAAACGTGTTGTTTACGCCAAAGCTTACAGAGACAATGCTGGTTTAGAATTTTTAGAAAAAGCTGGTGTAGAAATTAAATATTTACCTTATGAATAA
- a CDS encoding Nramp family divalent metal transporter: MSTVEKKKSLLKKIIAIVLGFGPGIFAIGYTIGTGSVTSMIVAGSKFNMQLLWVLLLSCVFSGVLMFAYGNYALLTGETALYGFKKHLKYGKVLAILIIVGITFGQWNSLMGILGISANIIFEILAINFQGLEAYKYETVLITAIIIIVTFYLLMLVGKYTFFEKILVLFVSLMGFSFLLSLCFVQPLPLDVVKGLIPTIPDIPGGKMLVAAFVGTTMASATFLSRPLFVKGKGWTIKNLDQQKKDSITAAVLIFVISGVIMAVAAGALFYQGKEVTQVLDMANTLEPVAGKWAVSIFFFGALSAGLSSIFPCLLIAPLLIADYQSGVLDTNSRQFRIITAIACLVALIGPAFGANPIEIQILSQVFNVFVLPVVIFGIILMLSSKKVMKDYKTSLGVYIGMYAALFFSLVISYNGILALLEYF, from the coding sequence ATGTCCACAGTCGAAAAGAAGAAATCATTACTAAAAAAAATTATTGCAATAGTTTTAGGCTTTGGGCCAGGAATTTTTGCCATTGGTTATACCATAGGTACAGGTAGTGTAACTTCTATGATTGTTGCCGGAAGTAAGTTTAATATGCAATTATTATGGGTGCTATTATTAAGTTGTGTTTTTTCTGGAGTTTTAATGTTTGCTTATGGAAATTATGCTTTACTAACTGGCGAAACAGCACTTTATGGATTTAAGAAACATTTAAAATATGGTAAGGTTTTAGCGATTCTAATTATTGTTGGTATAACTTTTGGTCAATGGAATTCTTTAATGGGAATTTTGGGTATTTCTGCCAATATTATTTTTGAAATACTAGCAATAAATTTTCAAGGTTTAGAAGCATATAAATATGAAACCGTTTTAATAACTGCAATTATAATAATTGTTACTTTTTACTTATTAATGTTGGTAGGTAAATATACTTTTTTTGAAAAAATACTCGTCCTATTTGTAAGCTTAATGGGGTTTTCGTTTCTGTTATCATTATGTTTTGTACAACCATTACCTTTGGATGTTGTAAAAGGATTAATACCAACAATACCAGATATTCCTGGCGGAAAAATGTTGGTTGCTGCTTTTGTTGGTACAACGATGGCATCTGCTACATTTTTATCAAGACCATTATTTGTAAAAGGAAAAGGTTGGACCATTAAAAATTTAGATCAACAGAAAAAAGATTCTATTACAGCGGCAGTTTTAATTTTTGTAATTAGTGGAGTTATAATGGCAGTAGCAGCTGGAGCTTTATTTTATCAAGGTAAAGAAGTTACTCAAGTTTTAGATATGGCAAATACTTTAGAACCAGTTGCGGGTAAATGGGCAGTTTCTATTTTCTTTTTTGGCGCATTAAGTGCGGGTTTATCTTCTATATTTCCTTGTTTGTTAATCGCTCCTTTATTAATTGCAGATTATCAGTCTGGTGTTTTAGATACAAACTCTCGTCAGTTTAGAATAATTACTGCTATAGCTTGTTTGGTTGCTTTAATTGGTCCTGCTTTTGGAGCAAATCCAATAGAAATTCAAATATTATCTCAAGTATTTAATGTCTTTGTTTTGCCAGTTGTAATATTTGGAATTATACTGATGTTAAGTAGTAAAAAAGTAATGAAAGATTACAAGACTAGTTTAGGGGTTTATATTGGAATGTACGCTGCGTTGTTCTTTTCTTTAGTGATTTCATACAACGGTATATTAGCTCTTTTAGAATATTTTTAA
- a CDS encoding TonB-dependent receptor: MKKNDILKTLMFSFLFLLPLIMAAQTIKGKVTDSSGGALPYMNVVEKGTTNGTVTDDNGEFSIPVKELPIKLVISSMGFKTKEVTVNKASYLTIVVKEDNALGEVVIIGSRNKSRTMIDTPVPIDIISMENLSNSGAQTSVTEILNYVAPSFTSTTQTVSDGTDHVDPASLRGLGPDQVLVLINGKRRHKSALVNVNGTVGTGTVGTDMNSIPTASIERIEVLRDGAAAQYGSDAIAGVINIVLKKATNELAININSGANFSEHSNQYNEGGVDGEKFQIDANYGVDLGDNGGYINFTGSLATRGATNRSDSMGQPIYTMFDIATRNLGYDAAFAMNPSALASYVGGLDPSLQAVYDAGIANGDSFLDIISSNGNNGAVSEYELTQRGLTRDDFRMKVGQSKLRSGQFMMNMELPLDDNGATFYSFGGLSFRDGLAAGFFRRPAYTDGRGNTDAYANGFLPHIASRVIDKSFAAGIKGKIGEWDVDFSNTYGVNSFDFTIVNTTNATLGASSPNEFEAGGFSFAQNTTNLDVSKFYEDTFEGLNVAFGGEYRVENYQLLAGEESSYTAYDVYGEPVNNLTLDSDKVKSYFGGNVPGGAQVFPGYRPENEVDQNRNSFATYLDLEADLSESFLVSAAIRYENYNDFGDVFNWKIASRFKASDNFAIRAAISTGFRAPDLHQIYFNATATQFVGGLPIEQGTFANNSRLADLIGIPTLKEETSQNFSLGLTAKLPESKIKITVDAYMVNVDDRVGLTRSYSPSGAEQTAIFDAAAAGAAKFFTNGFDTESSGLDIVIDQNMSIGENGTLNNILSGTFSKTEIKNVKSILGTEILDATLKGYIQDAMPRTKFNLTNSYKTGKFSAMLRNVYFGSVNDPDFAGAVTYDAKIITDLTFGYEVTENLRLTVGSNNLLDVYPDEVPTASNYGGQFIFSRRTSQFGFNGRYVFGKLTFTLK; this comes from the coding sequence ATGAAAAAAAATGACATTTTAAAAACATTAATGTTTTCTTTCTTGTTTTTGTTACCATTAATAATGGCGGCACAAACAATAAAAGGAAAAGTTACAGACTCATCTGGAGGTGCTTTGCCTTATATGAATGTAGTTGAAAAAGGAACTACTAATGGAACCGTTACAGATGATAACGGAGAATTTTCTATACCTGTAAAAGAATTACCAATAAAATTAGTAATTTCTTCTATGGGTTTTAAAACTAAAGAAGTTACAGTGAATAAGGCGTCTTATTTAACAATAGTTGTAAAAGAAGATAATGCTTTAGGAGAAGTTGTTATTATTGGGTCTAGAAATAAATCTAGAACAATGATTGATACTCCTGTTCCTATAGATATTATAAGTATGGAAAATCTTTCTAATTCAGGAGCTCAAACTTCTGTTACAGAAATATTAAATTATGTGGCGCCTTCATTTACATCAACTACACAAACAGTTTCTGATGGTACAGATCATGTAGATCCAGCGTCTTTAAGAGGTTTAGGGCCAGATCAAGTATTGGTTTTAATTAATGGGAAAAGACGTCATAAATCTGCCTTAGTAAATGTAAATGGTACAGTTGGTACAGGTACAGTTGGTACAGATATGAACTCTATTCCCACTGCTTCTATTGAAAGAATTGAAGTTTTACGTGATGGTGCAGCTGCTCAATATGGTTCTGATGCAATTGCTGGAGTAATTAACATTGTTTTAAAGAAAGCTACTAATGAGTTAGCAATAAATATTAACAGTGGTGCAAATTTTAGTGAACATTCTAACCAATATAATGAAGGTGGTGTAGATGGCGAAAAATTTCAAATTGATGCAAATTATGGTGTAGATTTAGGAGATAATGGTGGTTATATTAATTTTACAGGATCTTTAGCTACAAGAGGCGCAACCAATAGAAGTGATTCTATGGGGCAACCAATTTACACAATGTTTGATATTGCTACACGTAACTTAGGTTATGATGCAGCCTTTGCAATGAACCCAAGTGCATTAGCATCCTATGTTGGTGGTTTAGATCCGTCTTTGCAAGCAGTTTATGATGCTGGTATAGCAAATGGAGATTCATTTTTAGACATTATTTCTTCTAATGGAAATAATGGAGCAGTATCAGAATATGAATTAACACAAAGAGGTTTAACTCGTGATGATTTTAGAATGAAAGTAGGACAATCTAAACTGCGTTCTGGACAGTTTATGATGAATATGGAGTTGCCTTTGGATGATAATGGAGCTACATTTTATTCTTTTGGGGGTCTAAGTTTTAGAGACGGTTTAGCAGCAGGTTTTTTTAGAAGACCAGCTTATACCGATGGACGTGGAAATACAGATGCTTATGCTAACGGTTTTTTACCTCATATTGCATCTCGTGTAATAGATAAATCATTTGCAGCAGGAATTAAAGGTAAAATAGGAGAATGGGATGTTGATTTCTCTAATACTTATGGTGTAAATAGTTTTGATTTTACGATTGTAAATACAACCAATGCAACTTTAGGAGCTTCATCTCCAAATGAATTTGAAGCTGGAGGATTTTCTTTTGCACAAAATACTACTAATTTAGATGTGTCTAAGTTTTATGAAGATACTTTTGAAGGATTAAATGTTGCTTTTGGAGGGGAATATCGTGTTGAAAATTATCAATTACTTGCAGGTGAAGAATCTTCATACACAGCCTATGATGTATATGGAGAGCCTGTAAACAATCTTACATTAGATAGTGATAAAGTTAAAAGTTATTTTGGTGGTAATGTACCTGGAGGCGCTCAAGTTTTCCCAGGATATAGGCCAGAAAATGAAGTAGATCAAAACAGAAATAGTTTTGCAACTTACTTAGATTTAGAGGCAGATTTATCTGAATCTTTTTTAGTAAGCGCTGCAATACGTTATGAGAATTATAATGATTTTGGAGATGTTTTTAATTGGAAAATAGCTTCTAGATTTAAAGCTTCTGATAATTTTGCAATTCGTGCTGCAATTAGTACTGGTTTTAGAGCGCCAGATTTACATCAAATTTATTTTAATGCAACTGCTACACAATTTGTTGGTGGCTTACCAATAGAGCAAGGAACTTTCGCAAACAATAGTAGATTAGCAGATTTAATTGGAATTCCAACACTAAAAGAAGAAACTTCTCAAAATTTTAGTTTAGGTTTAACAGCTAAATTACCAGAGTCAAAAATAAAAATTACTGTAGATGCTTATATGGTAAATGTTGATGATAGAGTTGGTTTAACAAGAAGTTATAGCCCTAGTGGAGCTGAACAAACAGCAATTTTTGATGCAGCAGCAGCAGGAGCAGCTAAGTTTTTTACCAATGGTTTTGATACAGAGTCTAGCGGATTAGATATTGTAATTGATCAAAATATGAGTATTGGAGAAAATGGTACTTTGAATAATATTTTATCAGGAACATTCTCTAAAACAGAAATTAAAAATGTAAAATCTATTCTTGGAACTGAAATTTTAGATGCTACTTTAAAAGGTTATATACAAGATGCAATGCCAAGAACGAAGTTTAATTTAACTAATAGTTATAAAACTGGTAAGTTTAGTGCTATGTTACGAAATGTTTATTTTGGTTCTGTAAATGACCCAGACTTTGCAGGAGCAGTAACTTATGATGCAAAAATTATTACGGATTTAACTTTTGGTTATGAAGTAACAGAGAATTTAAGATTAACTGTTGGATCTAATAATTTATTAGACGTATACCCAGATGAAGTGCCTACAGCAAGTAATTATGGAGGTCAATTCATCTTTTCAAGAAGAACTTCTCAATTTGGGTTTAATGGAAGATACGTATTTGGTAAATTAACATTCACTTTAAAATAA
- a CDS encoding S41 family peptidase, producing the protein MNKNNLPIYFSIAIVLGILIGVFFAGNSNDMLSFSKSQSKELKIKKLINFIEQDYVDKIDTDSLLDDAITTILGDLDPHSVYIPKEELQEVTENMQGNFVGIGVQFRMIKDSITVVQTIKGGPSIKAGIKAGDRILIANNDTLYGKRLRSNNIPQYLKGKPDTKVKLQIYRKSNNSLFNVDVTRGNVNIKSVDLAYMMNDSIGYIKLDRFARNTYKEFKPALNTLIKKGMKSLVLDLRGNGGGYIDIANRIIDEFLEDNKLMVFTKNNKEQIEEFFATEIGSFEKGGLYVLIDENSASASEIVAGALQDNDKGTIIGRRSFGKGLVQIEMDLGDGSAVRLTTARYYTPTGRSIQKPYTNGEKTSYYKDYQKRIISGELLTKDSIKVVDSLQYKTPKGKIVYGGGGIIPDVFVAIDTASYMSNFYFNSINNFAFDYVDNNRKKLSKWTVDSFIADFDKDETVFYNYLTSIENSKNPLLKDLKNLKITYKDGTAFNSNSNITNGSLDLKKQESLKKYLKAAIANTLFGDIGFYKIIHQDDKMLQKVLELESKKE; encoded by the coding sequence ATGAATAAAAATAATCTACCAATATATTTTTCAATTGCTATTGTTCTAGGAATTTTAATTGGCGTTTTTTTTGCAGGGAATTCCAACGATATGTTATCGTTTTCTAAATCGCAATCAAAAGAGTTAAAAATTAAAAAACTTATTAATTTTATAGAGCAAGATTATGTAGATAAAATAGATACAGACAGCTTATTAGACGATGCAATTACTACAATATTGGGCGATTTAGACCCACATTCTGTTTACATTCCAAAAGAAGAATTACAAGAAGTTACAGAAAATATGCAAGGTAATTTTGTAGGAATTGGCGTTCAATTTAGAATGATAAAAGACTCAATAACCGTTGTGCAAACTATAAAAGGAGGCCCAAGTATTAAAGCAGGAATTAAAGCAGGAGATCGTATTTTAATAGCAAACAACGATACTTTATACGGCAAAAGACTTAGAAGCAATAATATTCCTCAGTATCTTAAAGGAAAACCAGACACAAAAGTAAAACTTCAAATCTATAGAAAAAGCAACAACTCTTTATTTAATGTTGATGTTACTCGCGGAAACGTAAACATTAAAAGTGTCGATTTAGCTTATATGATGAACGATTCTATTGGCTATATAAAGCTAGATCGTTTTGCTAGAAATACATATAAAGAATTTAAACCCGCTTTAAATACCTTAATTAAAAAAGGAATGAAATCTTTGGTTTTAGATTTACGCGGAAATGGTGGTGGTTATATAGATATTGCAAACAGAATTATTGATGAGTTTTTAGAAGACAATAAACTCATGGTATTTACAAAAAACAATAAAGAACAAATAGAAGAATTTTTTGCTACAGAAATTGGCTCTTTCGAAAAAGGTGGTTTATATGTTTTAATTGATGAAAATTCTGCTTCTGCATCAGAAATTGTTGCTGGCGCTTTGCAAGACAACGATAAAGGAACCATAATTGGAAGACGGTCTTTTGGTAAAGGTTTAGTGCAAATAGAAATGGATTTAGGCGATGGTTCTGCTGTTCGTTTAACAACTGCAAGATATTACACTCCAACTGGTCGTTCTATTCAAAAGCCATATACAAATGGCGAAAAAACAAGTTACTATAAAGATTATCAGAAAAGAATTATTAGCGGAGAATTGTTAACTAAAGACAGCATTAAAGTGGTAGATTCTTTACAATACAAAACACCAAAAGGAAAAATAGTTTATGGCGGAGGCGGTATTATTCCTGATGTTTTTGTTGCAATAGACACTGCTTCTTATATGTCTAATTTCTATTTTAATTCAATTAATAATTTTGCTTTTGATTATGTAGATAACAATCGAAAAAAATTATCAAAATGGACAGTTGATAGTTTTATTGCTGATTTTGACAAAGACGAAACAGTTTTTTACAACTATTTAACTAGTATAGAAAATAGCAAAAACCCATTATTAAAAGATTTAAAAAACTTAAAAATAACATATAAAGACGGAACTGCTTTTAATTCAAACTCCAATATTACAAACGGAAGTTTAGATTTAAAAAAACAAGAAAGTTTAAAAAAATACTTAAAAGCAGCAATCGCAAATACTCTTTTTGGCGATATTGGATTTTATAAAATTATACATCAAGATGATAAAATGTTACAAAAGGTTTTAGAGTTGGAAAGTAAAAAGGAATAG
- a CDS encoding UDP-2,3-diacylglucosamine diphosphatase — translation MITITTSENKKVYFASDQHLGAPTAAASFPREKKFVAWLNKIKKDAGAIFLVGDLFDFWFEYDTVVPKGFVRVLGKLAEIKDAGIPIYFFVGNHDLWMNDYFEKELNIPVYHKPQEFLINNKKFFIGHGDGLGPDDKGFKRMKKVFTFPLFKWMYKWLHPDLGVKLGQYMSVKNKAISGDEDAKYLGNEKEWLVLYCKYKLTEKHYDYFVFGHRHLPLEVELQENSKYINLGDWINYFTYGEFEENFKLLEYKQ, via the coding sequence ATGATTACAATAACTACATCAGAAAATAAAAAAGTATATTTTGCTTCAGATCAACATTTAGGAGCACCAACAGCAGCAGCAAGTTTTCCTCGAGAAAAAAAGTTTGTTGCTTGGTTAAATAAAATTAAAAAAGATGCAGGAGCAATTTTTTTAGTAGGCGATTTATTCGATTTTTGGTTCGAATACGACACCGTTGTTCCTAAAGGATTTGTGCGTGTTTTAGGAAAACTAGCAGAAATAAAAGATGCTGGAATTCCTATTTATTTCTTTGTTGGTAATCATGATTTATGGATGAATGATTATTTTGAAAAAGAATTAAACATTCCTGTTTATCACAAACCACAAGAATTTCTCATCAACAATAAAAAATTTTTTATTGGTCATGGAGATGGTTTAGGCCCTGATGACAAAGGCTTTAAACGCATGAAGAAAGTGTTTACATTTCCTTTATTTAAATGGATGTATAAATGGCTTCACCCAGATTTAGGCGTAAAATTAGGTCAATATATGTCCGTAAAAAACAAAGCGATTTCTGGTGATGAAGACGCAAAATACTTAGGCAACGAAAAAGAATGGCTAGTTTTATATTGTAAATACAAACTTACAGAAAAACATTACGATTATTTTGTGTTTGGACATAGACATTTGCCTTTAGAAGTTGAACTTCAAGAAAATAGCAAATACATAAACCTTGGTGATTGGATTAACTATTTTACATATGGAGAGTTTGAAGAAAATTTTAAATTACTTGAATATAAGCAATAA
- a CDS encoding HupE/UreJ family protein — translation MDDFLLYFKMGLYHVLDYLAIDHILFLIVLAVVFTFKQWKKVLWLVTLFTLGHSTSLALAAFKIVEIRVDLIEFLIPLTIFITGVINLFTAKRTSNGKENLNLIFALFFGLIHGLGFSNYFKMMIGQEEDKILPLAEFALGIEAAQIIIVLAILSFGYLFINLFRVNRRDWILVLSSIVIGFAIQMMMDRVFW, via the coding sequence ATGGACGATTTTTTACTTTATTTTAAAATGGGCTTATATCACGTGCTAGATTACCTAGCTATTGATCATATTTTATTTTTAATTGTTTTAGCGGTTGTGTTCACTTTTAAACAATGGAAAAAAGTATTATGGCTTGTTACATTATTTACATTAGGACACTCTACTAGCCTAGCTTTAGCTGCTTTTAAAATTGTGGAAATTAGAGTTGATTTAATTGAATTTTTAATTCCCTTAACCATTTTTATTACAGGTGTAATTAACTTGTTTACAGCTAAAAGAACATCCAACGGAAAAGAAAATCTTAACTTAATTTTTGCGCTATTTTTTGGATTAATTCATGGCTTAGGATTTTCTAATTACTTTAAAATGATGATTGGTCAAGAAGAAGATAAAATTTTACCTTTAGCAGAATTTGCGCTTGGTATTGAAGCTGCACAAATAATTATTGTTTTAGCAATTTTAAGTTTCGGCTACTTATTTATAAATCTTTTTAGGGTAAATAGAAGAGATTGGATTTTAGTTTTATCATCAATTGTTATTGGTTTTGCGATACAAATGATGATGGACAGAGTTTTCTGGTAA
- a CDS encoding FadR/GntR family transcriptional regulator: MKISLIDENSNRMFQNDVICKIRDLINAKNLERGDKLPSERVMSEKFDVKRNHIREAIRKLEFYGVLKSMSQSGTILAIGLTGFNGMIEEIVSLDIPAFNELVETRISLELEIVSLAAQRRTDFDLKRIKDALNAFKAKITIGDDYLEEDLLFHISIAKASKNNTMVSLMLLLTPPILKTYDRDTVCEGDKVFSEIKKHEDIYLAIKSKDSQIATKMMHKHFFKLSKHIEINETK; encoded by the coding sequence ATGAAAATAAGTTTAATAGATGAAAATTCAAATAGAATGTTTCAGAATGATGTAATCTGTAAGATTCGTGATTTAATTAACGCTAAAAATTTAGAGCGTGGAGATAAGTTACCATCAGAAAGAGTTATGTCAGAAAAATTTGATGTAAAAAGAAATCATATTAGAGAAGCTATAAGAAAACTTGAATTTTATGGCGTGTTAAAATCAATGTCTCAAAGTGGTACTATTCTAGCAATTGGGTTAACTGGTTTTAACGGTATGATAGAGGAAATAGTGTCTCTAGATATACCAGCTTTTAATGAGCTTGTAGAAACTCGTATTTCATTAGAGTTAGAGATTGTTTCTTTAGCTGCTCAAAGACGTACAGATTTTGATTTAAAACGAATAAAAGATGCATTAAATGCTTTTAAAGCCAAAATTACTATTGGTGATGATTATTTAGAAGAAGATTTATTATTTCATATATCGATAGCAAAAGCTAGTAAAAATAATACAATGGTGTCATTAATGCTTTTATTAACACCGCCAATTCTAAAAACATACGATCGAGATACTGTTTGTGAAGGTGATAAAGTATTTTCAGAAATTAAAAAACACGAAGATATTTATTTAGCAATAAAATCTAAAGACTCTCAAATTGCAACAAAAATGATGCATAAGCACTTTTTTAAATTATCAAAACACATAGAAATAAATGAAACTAAATAA